In one Gracilinanus agilis isolate LMUSP501 chromosome 6, AgileGrace, whole genome shotgun sequence genomic region, the following are encoded:
- the TIGD3 gene encoding tigger transposable element-derived protein 3: MELGGKKKLHALSLAEKIQVLELLDESKMSQSEVARRFQVSQPQISRICKNKEKLLADWCSGTANRERKRKRESKYSSIDEALLCWYHIARAKAWDVTGPMLLHKAKELADLLGQAFVPSIGWLVRWKRRNNVGLGARHILPPPPPPPPLPRTSPEPAPLGTDPHTPIALKDFSPEDIFGCTTVPLLYRAVPGGVASGDRLQVLLCANSGGTEKRRLVVTGGRQPSPRCFFGVSSEALPVLYCPGPQIPWADWLAQLDEDMGQQGRHVALLLTAHPTRGTEDLPELQHVRLLPLPTDGTIPCLPAPIVRDFKTRYRHRLLSKLAALQGETGGTSLGAAGAGITVLDALHMMAAAWNKVPANFIRSSFAVAGLWPSRTPPSAKEVPKMPPLPGGLRPEEFSHFVDLEGEEMDVGGCKEEAISEGEEGNDGDDGFEPLPTKADALRALSTLRRWFECNGASPELFGKFYDCEEEVERLCYQ; this comes from the coding sequence ATGGAACTCGGTGGCAAGAAGAAGCTTCATGCCCTGTCCCTGGCAGAGAAGATCCAGGTGCTCGAGCTCCTGGATGAGTCCAAGATGTCCCAGTCGGAGGTGGCCCGGCGCTTTCAGGTCTCTCAGCCTCAGATCTCCCGAATCTGCaagaataaggaaaaacttttggcagactggtgTAGCGGCACAGCCAACCGGGAACGCAAGCGCAAGCGTGAGTCCAAGTATAGCAGCATCGACGAGGCACTGCTGTGCTGGTATCACATTGCACGGGCCAAGGCCTGGGATGTCACGGGCCCCATGTTGCTACACAAAGCCAAGGAGCTGGCAGACCTCCTGGGTCAGGCCTTCGTGCCCAGCATTGGCTGGCTGGTGCGCTGGAAGCGCCGCAACAATGTAGGTTTAGGGGCCCGCCacatcctccctcctcctcctcctcctcctcctcttcctcggACTTCCCCAGAGCCTGCTCCCTTGGGCACTGACCCCCACACTCCCATTGCTCTGAAAGACTTTTCCCCAGAGGATATTTTTGGCTGCACCACAGTACCCTTGTTGTATCGGGCAGTCCCAGGTGGGGTGGCATCAGGAGATCGGTTACAGGTGTTATTGTGTGCCAACAGTGGAGGGACGGAGAAGCGTCGGCTGGTGGTGACAGGGGGCCGTCAGCCTTCTCCAAGGTGCTTTTTTGGGGTCAGCAGTGAGGCTCTGCCTGTCCTCTACTGCCCAGGCCCACAGATCCCATGGGCAGACTGGCTAGCCCAGTTGGATGAGGACATGGGACAGCAAGGTCGCCATGTGGCCTTGCTGCTGACTGCCCACCCAACCAGGGGGACTGAGGACCTGCCCGAGCTTCAGCATGTGAGGCTGTTGCCTCTGCCCACTGATGGTACCATACCCTGCTTACCCGCTCCGATAGTGCGGGACTTCAAGACCCGCTACCGGCACCGCCTCCTGAGTAAGCTGGCGGCTCTCCAAGGGGAGACAGGTGGCACATCCCTGGGTGCTGCTGGGGCAGGCATCACAGTGCTCGATGCCCTGCATATGATGGCAGCCGCTTGGAACAAAGTACCTGCCAACTTCATCAGGAGCAGCTTCGCTGTTGCTGGCCTGTGGCCCAGCAGAACTCCACCATCTGCAAAAGAAGTGCCCAAGATGCCCCCACTACCTGGTGGGCTGAGACCCGAAGAATTTTCCCACTTTGTGGACTTAGAGGGTGAGGAGATGGATGTGGGAGGATGCAAGGAAGAAGCGATCAGTGAAGGTGAGGAGGGGAATGACGGGGACGATGGCTTCGAGCCTTTGCCTACCAAAGCAGATGCCTTGCGTGCACTGAGCACCTTGCGGCGATGGTTTGAGTGTAACGGGGCTTCCCCTGAACTTTTTGGGAAGTTTTATGACTGTGAAGAAGAGGTAGAACGCCTGTGCTACCAGTGA